In Lodderomyces elongisporus chromosome 1, complete sequence, the DNA window aaggttTTGCCAATTACTTCAAACGAGACAGTGCAGAAAATGATGATACTGCTGTTCAGGTGGTGACTCGTTATCACACGAGCACCCTGGTTGCCGATGCGCCAACCACTACATATACTAGTTGGTCAGTACACACGAGTACTACAACTGTCACATCTTATACCGCAACCGTCACTATGACAATTTGGGGTAAGGCCAGAACATATACAACAGTTGCAACTACCCCGGTCTCAGCAGCCGATGTTCAAGCCAATTCGCAAAACGAAGTTACCCAGACATCATCAACAGGTTCAGCTACTCAGATTGCTGTTTCTGCTGCTACTACTGTTACTACTGATGACATTACCTCAACATCTGCCGGCTCCACAACAACTGTTAGTTCAATCGGACCAAGTGTTCAGACTACAATAGTGGTGAGTGGTAGCTCACAGGCAACTGCCACTGATTCTacagaagaacaagaagaagacgaagaaggaGTGGCGGCACTGGATACAACCACCTCAACTACTCCAGCTGCTAGTCCAGCAACATCTCCTAAGACGTCTCAACCtgcagcaacatcaacttcaacttcatTAGCAAACCCAACCACCTCTTCGTTGTCAACTTCGccctcttcttcatcatcatcatcatctacttctccttcttcttcttcttcttcttcttcttcctcgcCCTCATCTTCGTCGTCAATACTCGCAAAAGAATCGACTACTACTATCCTTGAGAATGCAACCGAAACAACTGAACAGGCGGATGATTCAAGTCTGACCACAGATGGTCCCACAATCACCGGCGGTGCAATACCATCATCTACTGACTCGTggatcattgacaatgtTACAACAGTGACATCCGACGGCATTTGTTATGTTAACTACGATTACTATTACGAGACCGATTCAGCTGATGAGACAGTCACACTGACATCTACTATTTACGCCACAGTTACTCTCTCGTAATTATATTGATAGTATTTTGTTCATTTATTCGGTTCTCGTGTTGCTTGTTGCTTGGTGTATGGTGTATGGTGTATGGTGTATGGTATTGGGTATTTCAGTATTCAAACAAAGAGGAGATGTTCAGTTCCGTGAGTTTTATAATTTAGTATCTacatattcattttttaaaatcatTACATTAATTTCCATCAACTATATTCAAGATGAGAAGTGTATTAGTCGTAAACTTTCTAGCTTTGTGTAACAAAACATGTTATTTTTGCAACCTGGTTCTGAGCCCCATTTTGGGAGAATACTGCAAGGTGCACTTTCAAtagtattcttttttttcccatgCTGTCTTAACGAAGCACTCAGTGATATACAGTATAatattttcttcaacaatgcACACTTTtgaaaacgaaaacaagaacaaaaacaaaagaaaagaaaagaaaagaaaagaaaaggaagggaaagaaaaagagtgtTTTATAAACGTACTTCAAAAGAGTACCAGTTACACataaaacagaaaaatacaaaacaacaaaaaatgttGAGTATCTATTTGTGAGAGACTTATATCCCACAAGTAGTGGTaataaaaacataaaaaaaagtgtgcTCCAGTGACAATATCGACTTTCAAAGATTACAGTAGCTAGTAAATGTCTAATCTCGCAATCCCTCTAGATTGATACATAAAATACTTCATTCACAAACACCCACTCGCTTTCCAATGTGGGTTTGTAATACAGAGCACATCTCGGTCATAGTTGACTATTAGGACAATTCAAGTTGGTAGCGGTTTACAGGTGCAAATAATAAGAACCctcattttttaaatttgcACGTgaataaaaatttttccTCTCGTTTCAAACACACTAGCGACTCACACTTGCCTTATCCCTGCAATTGCTTACTCTcacacgcacacacacacacacgctCGCACGCACAAActctcactcactcactcactcactcactctcACTCTCACTCCCGCACGCACATTCTGTGAAAATCTAATTTTCAATATAGAACGTCAACAACGTAGTTGTAAGTTTAGAGTAGATAGCGAAACAACATTAGACAAGATGGGTATGTTGACAGAGCCCCTTAGAATCAGGAATGAGAACTGTGTCGATAGTGGAGTATTCAGGAGCAAGTTTACTTGTTCAACCTCGTTTTACGAGATGATACCGATAGTGAAGTAATAAATTCAACAGCAGAAATGGCATaaccaccatcaccaccaccatcaccatcataATCATAATCATCATTACTGATGAAGACGGAATTCTTAAAGCATCATAACCTATTCCAATGTAAACGCAAATTTTGAGGATTACTACGAACCATGGCTGAAACTTTTCTACGACTGATTAACTAGTCTTCGCAAGTTCATGAGCAAGTGGTTTGCATTCGATCAGATATTttattcaacttttttgtattcaaaCTTGAATTGTGGTTGAAGTCTGTTTTTTAATGACGCCAGTTTACTCCATTTACAAGACACGATTTTCTGGATTCTGCTtttttatgaaaaaaaaagtgcttAGTACTAACAATACATCCTTTTTAGTGAACGTTCCAAAAACCAGAAAGACCTACTGTAAAGGTAAAGAATGTCGTAAACACACTCAACACAAAGTCACCCAATACAAAGCTGGTAAGGcttcattgtttgctcaaGGTAAGAGAAGATATGACAGGAAACAAAGTGGTTACGGTGGTCAAACTAAGCCAGTTTTCCACAAAAAGGCAAAGACTACCAAGAAGGTTGTTTTGAGATTGGAATGTGTTGTCTGTAAGACCAAGGCTCAATTGTCCTTGAAGAGATGTAAGCACTTCGAATTGGGTGGTGACAAGAAGCAAAAGGGTCAAGCTTTGCAATTCTAGAGGCGttagttttagtttttattttatcttACAAATTacaaggaaaagaaaattgacaAAATTAATTGG includes these proteins:
- the RPL44 gene encoding 40s ribosomal protein L44e (BUSCO:EOG09265JX6), giving the protein MVNVPKTRKTYCKGKECRKHTQHKVTQYKAGKASLFAQGKRRYDRKQSGYGGQTKPVFHKKAKTTKKVVLRLECVVCKTKAQLSLKRCKHFELGGDKKQKGQALQF